One Gordonia pseudamarae genomic window, GATGCCGCGCTTCAGACCCAGCGGGTTGGCGCCGGCAGCGACGTTGCGCAGGCCCTCACGGACGAGTGCCTGAGCCAGAACGGTGGCGGTGGTGGTGCCGTCGCCCGCGACGTCGTCGGTCTTCTTGGCGACCTCTTTGACGAGCTCGGCGCCGATCTTCTCGTAGGGATCCTCGAGCTCGATCTCCTTGGCGATGGACACACCGTCGTTGGTGATGGTGGGGGCGCCCCACTTCTTCTCCAGGACAACGTTGCGGCCCTTGGGTCCCAACGTGACCTTGACTGCGTCGGCGAGGCTGTTGAGCCCACGCTCGAGACCGCGCCGGGCCTCTTCGTCGAACGCGATTTGCTTGGCCATGGGTAAGTGATCCTCCGGTAGGGGGTGACACCAGGTATCTATGGCCGGAACATCGGTGCCCGCGACGGACGACCGGCGTGTCAAAAAGGACCGGCCTCACCGTCCCGACCTGGCACTCACAGTCCGCGAGTGCCAACCACCGTTTTAGCACTCGACCCCGGAGAGTGCAAGATATCCGCCGACAGCTGAACGCGGCGCCGGACGCATCCGCGATCAAGGTGGAAGATCTGCGGGCTATACGTGCACGAATCTTCCACCTGGCTACCGGATCACTCTTCCCAGGGACTGAACACGTCGATCCCCGTGCGCGCGAAGTACCGTACGTTCCGTGGTTTTCTTCGCCTCGGCGACCACCAACTTCTGCACCTCGGTATCGGACAGTCTCAGCCCGGCCTCGTGGGCGGCCTGCCTGCGCGCAACGCGTCGTTGAACACCACCCGCGCACACCCGACGGGTGCGGATGGTTGCCGCAGCTACGTTGCCTGACTACATCGCACCGGATTTGGCGGTGGCGATCATGGCGGCGATGTCGCCGCGAAGCGCCTCGGGGACCAGGTCGGTGTTCAGCTCGAGGAATCCGTTGACGATCAGGGCGCGGGCGGTGTCCTCGGCCAGTCCGGACGCCATCAGGTAGGCGACCCGGTCGGCCGAGATCATCCCGATCGACGCCTCGTGGGACAACTGCGCATCCGCGGTGCGGGCGACCAGACCGGGCGTGGTGGACAGTTCCCCGGCGTCGGTCAGTTTCAGTCCGTCGCAGCCCAGGTAGCCGCGGACGTGGTGGCCCTCGGCGCGCAGGGTGGTGTTGTTGACGATGTCACCGCCGTCGGTCACCATCCGGGCGATCGACTCGGCCGAGGCGCCGTCGCCGGTCAGGTTGATCTCCTGGTCCATCACCCGGCGCGTACCGCGCGGGGCGAAGTACACCGACTGATCGTTGGACACGCCGTCGGCGTCGATGTAGGTGACCGAACGCGAGCGATGATCCCGGAGCCCGGACATCGCGATCGTGGTGGTCTCGTCGCGGGCGCCCCGCCCGATCTGGGTGGCGGCGTAGCTGTTGACCACCATGTCCTTACCCCAGCGCTCAATGGACACCGAACTGCACCGCGCCCCCGGCCGCAGGAAGGTTTCCGAGATCGAGATATGGTGCCCGGTACGGACATTCGGTTCGACGGTGGCACCCGACACCATCGTCAGGCTCGAATTCTCGCCGATCACGGTGATGTTGTGGATGAACTGCCGTTGCTGCGGGGTGGCCAGCAGGGTGAACGACTGCAGGGGCAGTTCGACCTGGTAGCCGTCCTTGACCCAGATGAAATGACCGATCGGATGATGGGGTGTTTCGGCCGCCTCCCGGACCTCGTCGTCGAAGTCCGGTGCGATCAGCGAGAACATCAGATCCTGCACCCACGGGTACTGCTTGAGCGCATCGGCGATCGGCAGGATCTCAACACCCGAATCGAGTCGCGAGATGTAACGGACCTCTTCGTCGACCACGACGCACGATGCGCTG contains:
- a CDS encoding SufD family Fe-S cluster assembly protein, which encodes MTTQESPVASLAQESPVASLAQESPVASLAPTTVVGTELAQQEAQPLSDIGYGSEVAHSASCVVVDEEVRYISRLDSGVEILPIADALKQYPWVQDLMFSLIAPDFDDEVREAAETPHHPIGHFIWVKDGYQVELPLQSFTLLATPQQRQFIHNITVIGENSSLTMVSGATVEPNVRTGHHISISETFLRPGARCSSVSIERWGKDMVVNSYAATQIGRGARDETTTIAMSGLRDHRSRSVTYIDADGVSNDQSVYFAPRGTRRVMDQEINLTGDGASAESIARMVTDGGDIVNNTTLRAEGHHVRGYLGCDGLKLTDAGELSTTPGLVARTADAQLSHEASIGMISADRVAYLMASGLAEDTARALIVNGFLELNTDLVPEALRGDIAAMIATAKSGAM